A genomic window from Pecten maximus chromosome 2, xPecMax1.1, whole genome shotgun sequence includes:
- the LOC117343999 gene encoding uncharacterized protein LOC117343999, producing MYSIVRLTGQKSKLQTTPMTPWVIAAKFGVDQTLDGFLRVVHNDIRRNSDCLSFFCFACQTLTTAEGAVEGHKGDDCECIKLSKAYKRVLPSLVGYRQELETMLLESDRWRWQRNGQAGLTESQQEVLQQIELYESKLETFYMEIKEKVGLLKGQVMEYVVEQDIGEVADDMETVRDQIKDAYIDLNDAMDDENMDSLLMSFSDMKPNLTRLRKRLNSTLGKSARKCSFEFVPDTKLQELFHSQLNFGTLHSIEHFNFSGHPDETSNVNFYDVAVNEKYIVIADGENGVIRRFLIDGSYVDSMSISNPCRITFTAESEIAVTRFFKKKITTISLGRKMHVKDNIKTKRSYVGICSLNHDKFAASYYNDDEPSGIDIISKKGDIQHSLLSNTTGAGNDPLFLVPMFLTKTSTGNIVVCDFSDTRHVICVSDKLAPLWCRQVESTPCGVTCDADTVYVTLPDANHVIALDQEDGEKLRNIVKPTDGVKRPYATSACGGELVITEDDSDKIHIFRV from the coding sequence ATGTATTCTATTGTCCGGTTGACAGGACAGAAATCAAAATTACAGACGACGCCAATGACCCCGTGGGTGATTGCAGCTAAGTTCGGTGTTGATCAGACGCTTGATGGATTCCTGCGTGTTGTACACAACGATATCAGACGTAACAGTGACTGTCTGTCCTTCTTTTGCTTTGCATGTCAGACTCTCACGACAGCTGAGGGAGCTGTGGAGGGACACAAGGGAGACGACTGCGAGTGTATCAAACTATCCAAGGCCTACAAGAGAGTGTTACCGTCTCTTGTTGGCTATCGACAGGAGCTGGAAACGATGCTTCTGGAATCCGACAGGTGGCGCTGGCAGAGAAACGGTCAAGCAGGTTTGACTGAATCACAACAGGAAGTGCTGCAACAGATCGAGCTGTATGAATCTAAGCTTGAGACGTTCTACATGGAGATAAAGGAAAAGGTGGGCTTGCTGAAAGGCCAGGTCATGGAATACGTCGTGGAACAAGACATTGGCGAAGTTGCTGACGATATGGAGACCGTCCGAGACCAAATCAAAGATGCTTATATCGACCTGAATGATGCGATGGATGACGAGAACATGGACTCCCTCCTTATGTCGTTCTCGGATATGAAGCCGAACCTTACACGTCTTCGAAAACGCCTTAATTCGACTCTTGGCAAGAGTGCTCGTAAGTGTAGCTTCGAGTTTGTACCAGATACAAAGCTGCAAGAGTTGTTTCATAGCCAGTTAAACTTCGGCACACTCCATTCTATCGAACACTTCAATTTCAGCGGACACCCGGATGAGACCTCTAACGTGAACTTTTATGACGTCGCCGTTAACGAGAAATACATCGTTATTGCAGATGGCGAAAATGGTGTTATCAGACGCTTCCTTATCGACGGCAGTTACGTAGATAGCATGTCAATTTCGAACCCTTGTCGAATAACGTTCACAGCAGAGAGTGAAATCGCGGTCACCAGATTCTTCAAGAAGAAGATTACAACTATATCGCTAGGAAGGAAAATGCACGTGAAGGACAATATAAAGACCAAGCGTTCCTATGTGGGCATTTGTTCTCTCAACCATGACAAGTTCGCAGCATCTTATTACAACGACGACGAACCGTCCGGGATTGATATCATTTCTAAAAAAGGAGACATACAGCACTCGCTTCTAAGTAACACGACAGGGGCAGGTAATGACCCGTTGTTTCTTGTCCCAATGTTCCTCACCAAAACTTCCACCGGTAACATTGTCGTCTGTGACTTCAGTGATACGCGTCACGTGATATGTGTAAGTGATAAACTCGCGCCATTGTGGTGTCGTCAAGTGGAGAGCACGCCTTGTGGGGTCACGTGTGATGCAGAcactgtgtatgtaactttgcCAGACGCGAATCACGTGATTGCTCTTGATCAAGAGGACGGCGAGAAGTTGAGAAACATTGTGAAGCCAACGGACGGTGTGAAACGTCCGTACGCGACCAGCGCTTGTGGCGGAGAACTTGTCATCACAGAGGATGACTCCGACAAGATCCATATATTTCGTGTGTGA